The Virgibacillus dokdonensis genome includes a window with the following:
- the glpX gene encoding class II fructose-bisphosphatase: MERSLSMELVRVTEAAALKSARWMGRGKKEEADDAATTAMRAVFDTIPMQGTVVIGEGEMDEAPMLYIGEKLGTGNGPGVDVAVDPLEGTSIVANGSWNALSVIAIADKGTLLHAPDMYMDKIAVGPEAVGTIDINASTFDNIQAVAKAKNKAVEDVVVTVLDRPRHHKLIEEIREAGARIKLISNGDVAGAINTAFDETGVDMLLGIGGAPEGVIAAAALKCLGGEIQGKLVPANKEESDRCSKMGIMDINKVLHMDDFCSGDDAIFAATGVTDGELLKGVQFKGTNATTETVVMRAKSGTVRFIDGTHSLKKKPDLVIK, encoded by the coding sequence TTGGAAAGAAGCTTATCAATGGAATTAGTAAGAGTCACGGAAGCCGCAGCTTTAAAATCAGCACGTTGGATGGGAAGAGGTAAGAAAGAAGAAGCAGATGATGCAGCGACAACCGCTATGCGTGCTGTTTTTGATACAATTCCAATGCAAGGTACGGTCGTCATTGGCGAAGGAGAGATGGACGAAGCACCTATGCTATATATTGGAGAAAAGCTCGGTACAGGTAATGGACCAGGGGTTGATGTTGCTGTTGATCCTCTAGAAGGAACGAGTATCGTGGCAAACGGCTCTTGGAATGCACTTTCTGTAATTGCAATAGCAGATAAAGGAACATTATTACATGCACCAGATATGTATATGGATAAAATCGCAGTAGGCCCTGAAGCAGTTGGTACAATTGATATTAATGCTTCTACATTTGATAATATACAAGCCGTTGCTAAAGCAAAAAATAAAGCGGTAGAAGATGTAGTAGTAACTGTTTTGGATCGGCCACGTCACCATAAATTAATTGAGGAAATCCGCGAGGCTGGCGCTCGCATTAAGCTAATTTCAAATGGTGATGTTGCAGGAGCTATCAATACAGCTTTTGATGAAACTGGAGTGGATATGTTACTAGGAATTGGTGGAGCTCCAGAAGGTGTTATTGCAGCTGCTGCCCTTAAATGCTTGGGGGGAGAAATACAAGGTAAATTGGTTCCTGCAAATAAAGAAGAATCCGATCGTTGCTCGAAAATGGGTATTATGGATATTAATAAAGTATTGCATATGGATGATTTTTGCAGCGGGGATGACGCCATTTTTGCTGCTACTGGAGTTACAGACGGAGAATTATTAAAAGGCGTTCAATTTAAAGGAACGAATGCTACTACTGAAACAGTAGTTATGCGAGCAAAAAGTGGAACCGTTCGCTTTATTGATGGTACACATAGCTTGAAGAAAAAACCAGATCTCGTTATAAAATAA
- a CDS encoding UDP-N-acetylglucosamine 1-carboxyvinyltransferase, producing the protein MQKMFVEGGHFLNGKVRISGAKNSAVALLPAAILADSDVTIEGLPQISDVYTLGDLLEEIGGSVSWDGQTVHIDPAKMIAMPLPNGKVKKLRASYYFMGAMLGKFKKAVIGLPGGCFLGPRPIDQHIKGFEALGAEVTNEQGAIYLRAKELTGARIYLDVVSVGATINIMLAAVKAKGKTIIENAAKEPEIIDVATLLTNMGAKIKGVGTDVIRIEGVPYLNGCRHTIIPDRIEAGTFAIAAAAMGKEVTIDNVIPPHLESLLAKMREMGVPIEENNEQLFIAPKQPFKSVDIKTLVYPGFPTDLQQPFTTLLTKAESTGVVTDTIYTARLKHIDELRRMNASIKVEGGSAIVSGPVQLQGAKVNATDLRAGAALIIAGLMAEGITEITGLDHIDRGYEKITEKLTNLGAKIWRDTMTQEEVEELQNS; encoded by the coding sequence ATGCAAAAAATGTTCGTTGAAGGTGGTCATTTTCTAAATGGCAAAGTTCGTATAAGTGGAGCGAAAAATAGTGCTGTCGCATTATTACCTGCTGCTATATTGGCTGACTCTGACGTGACGATAGAAGGACTTCCGCAAATATCTGATGTGTACACATTAGGGGATTTACTAGAGGAAATTGGAGGTTCGGTTTCCTGGGATGGACAAACCGTGCACATTGATCCTGCTAAGATGATAGCGATGCCGCTACCAAATGGAAAAGTAAAAAAACTAAGAGCATCATATTATTTTATGGGTGCAATGCTTGGGAAATTTAAAAAAGCGGTTATAGGGTTACCTGGTGGCTGTTTTTTAGGCCCTAGACCTATTGACCAGCATATTAAAGGCTTTGAAGCACTTGGAGCAGAAGTTACAAATGAACAGGGAGCAATCTATTTGCGTGCGAAGGAATTGACTGGTGCACGTATATACCTAGATGTTGTTAGCGTTGGGGCAACGATCAATATTATGCTTGCTGCTGTAAAAGCAAAAGGAAAGACAATTATAGAGAATGCAGCTAAAGAGCCTGAGATTATTGATGTAGCCACTTTGCTTACAAATATGGGGGCAAAGATTAAAGGCGTTGGTACGGATGTGATTCGCATAGAAGGCGTTCCTTACCTAAACGGCTGCCGTCATACGATCATTCCGGACCGAATTGAAGCAGGAACATTTGCTATAGCAGCCGCTGCTATGGGAAAAGAAGTAACGATTGATAATGTCATTCCTCCACATTTGGAATCACTATTAGCAAAGATGCGAGAAATGGGCGTTCCCATCGAGGAAAATAATGAGCAACTATTTATTGCGCCGAAACAACCTTTTAAAAGTGTAGATATAAAAACACTCGTATATCCTGGTTTCCCTACAGATCTACAGCAACCGTTTACAACGCTGCTAACAAAAGCAGAAAGTACTGGAGTTGTTACAGACACAATTTATACGGCAAGATTGAAGCATATTGACGAGTTACGCAGAATGAATGCTTCCATTAAAGTAGAAGGCGGATCTGCTATTGTGTCAGGCCCTGTGCAATTACAAGGAGCTAAAGTGAATGCTACGGACCTTCGTGCTGGAGCAGCATTAATTATTGCCGGCTTAATGGCTGAGGGAATTACTGAAATAACGGGATTGGATCATATCGATCGAGGGTACGAAAAGATTACAGAGAAGCTAACGAATTTAGGTGCAAAAATTTGGCGCGATACGATGACGCAGGAAGAAGTTGAAGAATTACAAAATTCGTAA
- the fsa gene encoding fructose-6-phosphate aldolase — protein MKFFIDTANIDEIREANALGVLDGVTTNPSLVAKEGVSFHDRLQEITNEVSGSVSAEVIAENAEGMIREGKELAAIAPNITVKVPMTLEGLKAVKAFSDLNIKTNVTLIFNANQALLAARAGATYVSPFLGRLDDIGHNGMDLIETIADIFRKHSIHTEIIAASIRHPLHVIDAAQKGAHIATIPFKVLQQLVSHPLTDQGIEKFLADWNKKN, from the coding sequence ATGAAATTCTTTATTGATACAGCTAATATTGATGAAATTCGTGAAGCAAATGCACTTGGTGTTCTAGATGGGGTAACCACAAACCCTAGTCTTGTAGCAAAAGAAGGTGTATCTTTTCATGATCGTCTGCAAGAGATAACGAATGAAGTGTCTGGCTCGGTTAGTGCGGAAGTAATTGCAGAAAATGCAGAGGGCATGATACGAGAGGGAAAAGAGCTTGCGGCTATAGCTCCTAATATTACAGTGAAGGTTCCAATGACACTAGAAGGCTTAAAGGCAGTGAAAGCATTCAGTGATTTAAACATTAAGACGAACGTTACACTTATTTTTAATGCAAATCAAGCTTTGCTTGCTGCTCGTGCTGGTGCAACTTATGTGTCTCCTTTTCTTGGTCGCCTCGATGATATTGGGCATAACGGAATGGACCTGATTGAAACGATCGCTGATATTTTTAGGAAGCATAGCATTCACACTGAAATTATTGCTGCATCAATTCGCCATCCTTTACATGTTATAGATGCTGCACAAAAGGGTGCACATATAGCCACTATTCCATTTAAAGTACTTCAGCAACTCGTGTCACATCCATTAACAGATCAAGGAATTGAAAAGTTTTTGGCTGATTGGAATAAAAAAAATTAG
- a CDS encoding class II fructose-bisphosphate aldolase: protein MPLVSMKEMLEKGKENGYAVGQFNLNNLEYGQAILQAAEEEKSPVIIGVSEGAARYMGGFNVVVAMVKSLMEAYGTTVPVAIHLDHGSSFAKCAEAIHAGFTSVMIDASHDPLEENIAVTKKVVELAHLHGVSVEAELGTVGGQEDDVVADGVIYADPKECKKLVDATGIDCLAPALGSVHGPYKGEPNLGFKEMEEILDTVELPLVLHGGTGIPTKDIQRAISLGTAKINVNTENQIAQANKVREVLNENPDLYDPRKYLGPGKDAIKETVIGKMREFGSSQKA from the coding sequence ATGCCATTAGTATCAATGAAAGAAATGTTAGAAAAAGGGAAAGAAAATGGTTATGCAGTTGGTCAATTTAACTTAAATAACCTAGAGTACGGTCAAGCCATTTTGCAAGCTGCAGAAGAGGAAAAATCTCCTGTCATTATCGGGGTTTCTGAAGGTGCTGCAAGATATATGGGTGGTTTTAATGTTGTTGTTGCAATGGTGAAATCACTAATGGAAGCATATGGCACAACTGTACCTGTTGCGATACATTTAGATCACGGTTCAAGCTTTGCAAAGTGTGCGGAAGCAATTCATGCTGGTTTCACTTCTGTTATGATTGATGCGTCTCATGATCCATTAGAAGAAAATATAGCTGTTACGAAAAAAGTCGTGGAATTAGCTCACTTACACGGTGTGTCTGTAGAAGCTGAGCTAGGAACTGTCGGTGGACAAGAAGACGATGTAGTTGCCGATGGAGTTATTTATGCAGATCCAAAAGAGTGTAAAAAATTAGTTGATGCAACAGGTATTGACTGTTTAGCTCCTGCACTTGGTTCTGTTCATGGTCCTTATAAAGGGGAACCTAACCTTGGCTTCAAAGAAATGGAAGAAATTCTAGATACAGTAGAACTACCTTTAGTACTTCACGGAGGTACAGGTATTCCTACAAAAGATATTCAACGCGCTATTTCACTTGGAACTGCTAAAATTAATGTAAATACAGAAAATCAAATCGCTCAAGCGAATAAGGTACGTGAAGTTTTGAACGAAAACCCTGATCTATATGATCCACGTAAATACTTAGGACCTGGTAAAGATGCGATTAAAGAAACTGTTATTGGTAAAATGCGTGAATTTGGTTCATCACAAAAAGCATAA
- a CDS encoding response regulator produces the protein MKKTILVVDDQPGICMLLTDILTEEGYHVETASTGKEGLEKMNASVYHLVLMDYQLPIFNAFEVLKQLEKPNNQIPVIVMTGMTEGVVREKEDCNNIVTILSKPFNIKEVCELVHSILK, from the coding sequence GTGAAAAAAACAATCCTTGTTGTTGATGATCAGCCAGGTATCTGTATGCTATTAACGGATATACTAACGGAAGAAGGATATCATGTAGAAACTGCTAGCACTGGAAAAGAGGGGCTAGAAAAGATGAATGCTTCCGTTTACCATTTAGTGTTGATGGATTATCAATTACCGATATTCAATGCATTTGAAGTATTAAAGCAGTTGGAAAAACCAAACAATCAAATCCCTGTAATTGTCATGACTGGCATGACAGAAGGTGTTGTTCGAGAAAAAGAAGATTGTAATAATATTGTAACCATTCTTAGTAAACCATTTAATATTAAGGAAGTTTGCGAATTGGTTCACTCCATTTTGAAATAA
- a CDS encoding CTP synthase, with translation MTKYIFVTGGVVSSLGKGITAASLGRLLKNRGLQVTIQKFDPYINVDPGTMSPYQHGEVYVTEDGAETDLDLGHYERFIDINLNKYSNITTGKVYSSVIRKERRGDYLGGTVQVIPHITNEIKEQVFRAGEATGADIVITEIGGTVGDIESLPFLEAIRQIKKDVGRDSVMYLHCTLVPYIQAAGEMKTKPTQHSVKELRSLGIQPDVIVLRTEQAISKEMKEKIALFCDINEKAVIEMLDADTLYQVPIALQEQRLDELTCNHFGLDCKEADMEEWLELLNKVRHLSKTVDIALVGKYVELPDAYLSVVEALKHAGFMYDADIRVHWVNSELLDEKTIHEQLQHVDGILVPGGFGDRGIEGKITAVQYARENKIPFLGICLGMQLATVEFARNVVGLYGAHSSEIDPDTAYPIIDLLPEQKDISDLGGTLRLGVYPCKLKDGTKVKAAYNGADYIEERHRHRYEFNNVYREQMEEYGFVFSGTSPDGRLVETIEIADHPWFVASQFHPEFTSRPTRAQALFKGFVGAAVDFQKA, from the coding sequence ATGACCAAGTATATTTTTGTAACTGGAGGAGTTGTATCCTCTTTAGGAAAAGGAATTACAGCTGCTTCATTAGGAAGGTTATTAAAAAATCGCGGTTTACAAGTGACGATCCAAAAATTTGACCCTTATATTAATGTTGACCCTGGTACGATGAGTCCTTATCAACATGGAGAAGTTTATGTGACAGAAGATGGTGCGGAGACAGACTTAGATTTAGGTCACTACGAACGCTTTATCGATATTAATCTAAATAAATATAGCAATATTACAACAGGTAAAGTGTATTCAAGTGTCATTCGCAAAGAACGACGTGGAGACTATTTAGGTGGAACAGTTCAAGTTATACCACATATTACAAACGAAATAAAAGAACAAGTATTTCGTGCGGGTGAAGCGACAGGAGCAGACATTGTTATAACGGAGATTGGTGGCACGGTTGGTGATATTGAATCATTACCTTTTTTGGAAGCTATTCGCCAAATTAAGAAAGATGTAGGCAGGGACAGCGTTATGTATTTGCATTGTACCCTTGTTCCTTATATTCAAGCTGCTGGTGAAATGAAAACAAAACCCACACAACACAGTGTCAAAGAATTACGTTCTTTAGGAATTCAGCCAGACGTTATCGTGTTACGAACCGAACAAGCGATTAGTAAAGAAATGAAGGAAAAGATAGCTTTGTTTTGTGATATAAATGAAAAAGCTGTTATAGAAATGTTAGATGCAGATACATTGTATCAAGTGCCGATTGCTTTACAAGAGCAACGATTAGATGAGCTCACTTGTAATCATTTTGGGCTAGACTGCAAGGAGGCAGATATGGAAGAGTGGCTGGAGCTTCTAAACAAAGTGCGTCACTTATCCAAAACAGTAGATATAGCTTTAGTTGGGAAATATGTGGAGCTTCCGGATGCCTATTTGTCCGTAGTAGAAGCATTGAAGCATGCTGGATTTATGTATGATGCTGATATTCGTGTACATTGGGTGAATTCGGAGTTGCTCGATGAGAAAACGATTCATGAACAATTACAGCATGTAGATGGGATTTTAGTACCTGGAGGATTTGGTGATCGAGGTATTGAAGGGAAAATCACAGCTGTTCAATACGCACGTGAAAATAAAATTCCGTTCTTAGGCATTTGTTTAGGTATGCAATTAGCTACTGTAGAGTTTGCTCGCAATGTCGTAGGTCTTTATGGTGCGCATTCTTCAGAAATTGATCCTGATACAGCATACCCGATTATTGATTTGCTTCCAGAGCAAAAAGATATCTCTGACCTTGGTGGCACATTGAGACTTGGAGTTTACCCTTGCAAACTAAAAGACGGTACAAAAGTGAAAGCAGCTTATAATGGTGCTGATTATATTGAAGAACGCCACCGTCATCGTTATGAATTTAATAATGTTTACCGTGAGCAAATGGAAGAATACGGTTTTGTATTTTCTGGTACTAGCCCTGATGGTCGACTAGTAGAAACGATTGAAATTGCAGATCATCCTTGGTTTGTAGCAAGTCAATTCCATCCAGAATTTACATCGCGACCGACTCGAGCACAAGCTTTATTTAAAGGATTTGTTGGAGCGGCAGTTGATTTTCAGAAAGCATAA
- the rpoE gene encoding DNA-directed RNA polymerase subunit delta, with amino-acid sequence MSLNQYSHEEIQKMPMIELASLLLAEERKSFHFKDLFNRLADLKGYTEKQKKDAIAQFYTDLNVEGRFLTVGENMWGLKRWYPVEKMDEEVNVAPKRKKKAKKKKDEDELDIVDEDIEILDDDLDIGLDYDAEELDEDFDDEAYDEDLDEAYDDDDETEDRN; translated from the coding sequence GTGAGCTTAAATCAATATAGCCACGAAGAAATTCAAAAAATGCCAATGATTGAGTTGGCTAGCTTATTACTGGCAGAAGAAAGAAAATCATTTCACTTTAAAGACTTATTTAATCGTTTAGCAGATTTGAAAGGCTATACAGAAAAGCAAAAGAAAGATGCGATTGCACAATTTTATACAGATTTAAATGTTGAAGGTAGATTTCTTACTGTTGGCGAAAATATGTGGGGATTAAAGCGTTGGTACCCTGTAGAAAAAATGGATGAAGAAGTAAATGTTGCTCCGAAAAGAAAGAAAAAAGCAAAGAAGAAAAAAGACGAAGATGAGTTGGATATTGTTGATGAGGATATTGAGATTTTAGATGATGATTTAGATATAGGTCTAGATTATGATGCAGAAGAATTAGACGAAGATTTTGACGATGAAGCATATGATGAAGATTTGGATGAAGCGTATGACGATGACGATGAAACTGAGGATAGAAATTAA
- a CDS encoding TetR/AcrR family transcriptional regulator yields the protein MNSILSSIKDPSLIEKRRNQIIRSAISLFEKKGFHRTTTREIAKEAGFSIGTLYEYIRTKEDILFLVCDSIYLQVRERLEAQIDPDNSSLAHFINVIRSYFYLMDDMQEEVIIMYQEVKSLKKESKDYVLQKEKDMVSMLERVIAKCFPHSLNSNERQLLANNIFIQGQMWGFRRWMLQKQFTLETYMDSQIQFLIQSIQAKSLSDKS from the coding sequence ATGAACTCGATCCTTTCTTCCATCAAAGATCCGTCGTTAATTGAGAAGCGACGGAATCAAATTATTAGATCCGCGATTAGTTTGTTTGAAAAAAAGGGGTTCCATCGGACAACAACAAGAGAAATTGCCAAAGAAGCCGGGTTTAGCATCGGAACTTTATATGAATACATTCGTACAAAAGAAGACATTCTATTTCTTGTATGTGACTCTATTTATTTACAGGTACGTGAACGTTTAGAAGCACAAATTGATCCTGATAATTCTTCCTTGGCGCATTTTATTAATGTAATTCGTTCCTATTTTTATTTAATGGATGACATGCAAGAAGAAGTCATCATTATGTACCAAGAAGTAAAGTCGCTAAAAAAAGAGAGTAAAGATTATGTGCTACAGAAAGAAAAAGATATGGTGTCTATGTTAGAGCGAGTTATTGCTAAATGCTTTCCTCATTCCTTGAACTCGAATGAGCGGCAACTCCTTGCCAATAATATTTTTATTCAAGGGCAGATGTGGGGATTTCGGAGATGGATGTTACAAAAGCAATTTACACTGGAGACTTACATGGATAGCCAAATTCAATTTCTAATACAATCTATTCAGGCTAAATCCTTGAGCGATAAAAGCTAA
- a CDS encoding acyl-CoA dehydrogenase, giving the protein MNFDLTDEQKMLKKMVREFAENEVEPSAAERDEEERFDRVIFDQMAELGLTGIPWPEEYGGIGSDYMSYVIAVEELSRVCASTGVTLSAHVSLASWPIYKYGSEEQKHNFLHRLATGKALGAYALSEPAAGSDVVSMSTTAKEDGDSYILNGNKVWITNGEVADMYIVFAKTDADAKHKGITAFIVEKGTKGFSFGKKEKKLGIRSSPTTELIFENCRIPKANRLGNEGEGFKIAMSTLDGGRNGIAAQALGIAQGALDAATTYAKERVQFGKPIAANQGISFKLADMATEVEAARLLTYQAAWLESQGMEYGKASAMSKLFAGDAAMRITVEAVQIFGGYGYTKDYPVERYMRDAKITQIYEGTNEIQRLVIGRMLTK; this is encoded by the coding sequence ATGAATTTTGATCTTACGGATGAACAAAAGATGCTAAAAAAAATGGTACGCGAATTTGCGGAAAATGAAGTAGAACCTTCAGCTGCAGAACGAGATGAAGAAGAGCGATTTGATCGGGTGATTTTTGACCAGATGGCAGAACTTGGGCTAACGGGAATTCCTTGGCCAGAAGAATATGGCGGGATTGGCTCTGATTATATGAGTTATGTTATAGCTGTTGAAGAGCTGTCACGTGTATGTGCTTCGACAGGCGTCACTTTATCTGCGCATGTATCTTTAGCGAGTTGGCCAATTTATAAGTACGGTTCAGAAGAACAAAAGCACAACTTTTTGCATCGCTTAGCAACTGGAAAGGCGTTAGGTGCCTATGCTTTATCCGAACCTGCTGCGGGAAGTGATGTTGTGTCTATGTCAACAACTGCAAAAGAAGATGGAGACAGTTACATTTTAAACGGTAATAAAGTGTGGATTACCAACGGCGAGGTAGCAGATATGTATATTGTTTTTGCTAAAACAGACGCTGATGCTAAGCATAAAGGTATTACAGCATTTATCGTTGAAAAAGGAACAAAAGGATTTTCATTTGGTAAAAAAGAAAAAAAGCTCGGAATTCGATCTTCACCGACAACGGAATTAATTTTTGAAAATTGCCGTATACCAAAAGCAAATCGACTTGGTAACGAAGGGGAAGGGTTTAAAATAGCAATGAGCACGTTAGATGGTGGGCGAAATGGTATTGCGGCACAGGCATTAGGAATTGCGCAAGGTGCTTTGGATGCTGCGACCACGTATGCCAAGGAAAGGGTACAATTTGGTAAGCCAATTGCAGCAAATCAAGGTATTTCGTTTAAATTAGCAGACATGGCTACAGAGGTAGAAGCTGCTCGCTTACTGACGTATCAAGCAGCTTGGTTGGAATCACAGGGTATGGAATACGGAAAGGCTTCTGCTATGTCGAAGTTGTTCGCAGGTGATGCCGCGATGAGGATTACGGTGGAGGCTGTACAAATATTTGGTGGTTACGGATATACGAAAGATTATCCTGTCGAACGATACATGCGAGATGCAAAAATCACCCAAATATATGAAGGAACAAATGAAATTCAACGTCTCGTCATTGGTAGGATGCTTACAAAATGA
- a CDS encoding acyl-CoA dehydrogenase, with translation MLRWTDEQQMLNKMVRDFAQTEILKAVPLMEEEDRFPIEVVKQMGELGLMGIPIPEKYGGAGMDYTAYIQTIHEISKVSATVGVILSVHTSVGTNPILYFGTEQQKDFYLPKLASGEYLGAFALTEPNAGSDAASLKTKAVKDGEVYILNGSKVFITNGGVADTYITFARTGEREISAFIVERDTPGLIIGKPEKKMGLHGSNTVTLTFDNCRISKEQLLGEEGKGFKIAMHNLNIGRIGIAAQALGISEAALEQATKYAKERKQFGKSIAENQGISFKLADMATRTEAAKLLVYQATHFVERGVTSGKEVSMAKLHASKVAVDNAIEAVQIFGGYGYTEDYPVERLFRDAKITEIYEGSSEIQRMVVAKNLLKQ, from the coding sequence ATGCTGCGTTGGACCGACGAGCAACAAATGCTAAATAAAATGGTGAGAGATTTTGCGCAAACCGAAATCTTGAAGGCGGTACCTCTTATGGAAGAGGAGGATCGCTTTCCAATAGAAGTCGTCAAGCAAATGGGAGAGCTTGGACTAATGGGAATTCCTATTCCAGAGAAATATGGCGGAGCAGGAATGGATTACACTGCGTATATTCAAACCATTCATGAGATATCAAAGGTGAGTGCAACGGTAGGTGTTATTTTATCCGTCCATACATCTGTTGGAACGAATCCGATTCTTTATTTTGGTACGGAACAGCAAAAGGATTTTTACCTTCCTAAACTGGCAAGTGGTGAATATTTAGGGGCTTTTGCTTTAACAGAGCCGAATGCAGGATCGGATGCAGCAAGTCTAAAAACAAAAGCTGTGAAAGACGGAGAGGTATACATTTTAAATGGGTCGAAAGTGTTTATCACAAATGGTGGTGTGGCTGATACATATATCACCTTTGCGCGTACAGGAGAAAGAGAAATTAGTGCGTTTATCGTGGAGCGGGATACTCCCGGGCTTATCATTGGTAAACCAGAGAAGAAAATGGGGCTACACGGATCCAATACAGTGACACTGACGTTTGACAATTGTCGCATTAGCAAAGAACAACTTTTGGGAGAAGAAGGAAAAGGGTTTAAAATTGCCATGCATAATTTAAATATCGGTAGAATTGGTATAGCGGCTCAAGCGCTTGGAATAAGTGAAGCAGCGCTAGAGCAGGCAACAAAGTATGCCAAAGAACGAAAGCAATTTGGCAAGTCAATTGCAGAAAACCAAGGCATTTCCTTTAAATTAGCGGACATGGCAACTCGGACAGAGGCGGCTAAACTACTCGTCTACCAAGCAACTCATTTCGTAGAGCGTGGTGTGACATCAGGGAAAGAAGTTTCCATGGCTAAATTACACGCTTCTAAAGTAGCTGTAGATAATGCCATTGAAGCGGTGCAAATATTTGGTGGTTACGGCTATACGGAAGATTATCCTGTTGAACGACTGTTCCGTGACGCAAAAATTACGGAAATATACGAAGGCTCGAGTGAAATTCAACGCATGGTGGTAGCTAAAAATTTACTCAAACAATAA
- a CDS encoding 3-hydroxybutyryl-CoA dehydrogenase — translation MDIKQVMVIGAGQMGAGIAQVCAQAGFHVVVYDKHVASLDNGMKRIHTFVQRAFEKERITEEQRDETLQRLQRAEKVEAVEKADIVIEAVIENMDAKAAIFKELDQLAPARTILASNTSSLPITKLASATNRPDRVIGMHFMNPVPIMELVEIIRGLQTSDETYFKVEQMARALHKTPVTVADFPGFVSNRILMPMINEAIYTLQEGVATAEDIDTSMKLGMNHPMGPLTLADFIGLDTCLYIMEVLHEGFSDSKYRPCPLLKQYVQAGWLGKKTGRGFYVYT, via the coding sequence TTGGATATTAAACAAGTGATGGTCATAGGCGCTGGGCAAATGGGGGCAGGAATTGCCCAGGTCTGTGCTCAAGCTGGGTTTCATGTAGTCGTATATGATAAACATGTCGCATCATTGGATAATGGTATGAAAAGAATTCACACGTTTGTACAACGAGCTTTTGAAAAAGAACGAATAACGGAAGAACAACGTGATGAAACGCTGCAAAGATTGCAACGTGCAGAGAAGGTAGAAGCTGTGGAAAAGGCGGATATCGTTATTGAGGCTGTCATCGAAAATATGGATGCAAAAGCGGCTATTTTTAAAGAGTTGGACCAATTAGCGCCAGCACGTACTATTTTAGCTTCTAATACGTCATCTTTGCCAATTACTAAACTAGCATCTGCGACGAATCGCCCTGACCGGGTGATTGGCATGCATTTTATGAATCCGGTTCCAATTATGGAGTTGGTGGAAATTATTCGGGGATTACAAACAAGTGATGAAACCTATTTTAAAGTTGAGCAAATGGCGAGAGCATTACATAAAACGCCAGTTACTGTCGCGGATTTCCCAGGTTTTGTTTCCAACCGTATATTAATGCCAATGATTAACGAGGCTATTTATACATTACAAGAAGGAGTTGCTACGGCAGAAGATATAGATACATCGATGAAACTAGGTATGAATCATCCGATGGGTCCGTTAACACTCGCTGACTTTATTGGTTTGGATACATGTTTGTACATTATGGAGGTACTGCATGAAGGCTTTTCCGATAGTAAATACCGACCTTGCCCGTTACTTAAGCAATATGTGCAAGCGGGATGGTTAGGTAAAAAAACAGGTCGAGGTTTTTATGTGTATACATAA